Proteins from one Naumovozyma castellii chromosome 3, complete genome genomic window:
- the MEI5 gene encoding Mei5p (ancestral locus Anc_8.618) produces the protein MYLELKKETIKMALKTPKGKFKSPFKGVVTPNSSLVQKSVSLKKAVVIDNNSEETRLNRGQKLLVNELDKQIRSYERLNIELIQAIKYLDDDNSEELKTEQLINKWRDISQSTMAYLLNSILNKIDKMGGYEEFRQKEIEREKTQLEYQLDDGIEESFGSILESDEFKMLSLEDQDEYKQEMETKLKEMEEFKQKQLEKFEKEMENVTNKQLDMKELSKRLNVEYDLVFPED, from the coding sequence atgtatttgGAACTGAAGAAGGAAACTATAAAAATGGCACTAAAGACACCCAAAGGGAAGTTTAAGTCTCCATTTAAGGGTGTGGTGACTCCTAATTCATCTTTAGTACAGAAGTCAGTCTCTCTGAAAAAGGCGGTGGTCATTGATAACAACAGTGAGGAAACCAGGTTAAATCGAGGCCAGAAGTTGCTTGTGAATGAACTAGACAAACAAATTCGTAGTTATGAAAGGTTAAATATCGAATTAATACAAGCCATCAAGTAtttagatgatgataactctgaagaattgaaaactGAACAATTAATTAACAAGTGGAGGGATATTTCCCAAAGTACAATGGCGTATTTACTCAATTCGATCTTAAACAAGATTGATAAGATGGGTGGGTATGAAGAATTTAGACAGAAGGAGATAGAGAGGGAGAAAACACAATTGGAATATCAACTAGACGATGGAATTGAAGAGTCCTTCGGGAGTATTTTGGAATCGGATGAATTTAAGATGCTGTCCCTGGAAGATCAAGATGAATACAAGCAGGAAATGGAAACCAAGTTGAAAGAGatggaagaatttaaacAGAAGCAGCttgaaaagtttgaaaaggaaatggaAAACGTGACGAATAAACAGCTGGATATGAAAGAACTGAGCAAACGTCTAAATGTGGAATATGATTTAGTCTTTCCAGAGGATTGA